In the Sandaracinus amylolyticus genome, CTCCTCGCCGCCGTAGAACGCGCGCACGATCGCTGCGTCGTGGAGCCACGCGGCGATCGTGACGAGCGACGCGACCGGCAGGTCGTGCTCCGCGATGGCCTTCACGAGGTATCCCGCGCTCGCGCACACACCGAGCGCGCCGACGCCCGAGACCTCGGGCCGCGCCGCGAGGAAGCGCGCCGCCGCCACGAAGTCCTGCGCCTTCTTCTCCGGCGACTCGTGCTGCCGCGGCGTGCCGTCGCTCTCGCCGAACCCGCGGAAGTCGAAGGTCAGCGCGATGATTCCTTCGCTCGCGAGACGGTCCGCGTACCGCGCGGCCATCTGCTCCTTCACCGTGAGCCACGAGCCGCCGATCACCACACCGGGCAGCGGGCTCACCGCGCTCGCGCCGTGCGGCAGATGGAGCCGACCCACGAGCTTGCACCCTTCGCTCTCGAGCACTACGCGTTCGATCATGTCGTTCGCTCCTCGTCGCCTTGCGA is a window encoding:
- a CDS encoding alpha/beta hydrolase; this translates as MIERVVLESEGCKLVGRLHLPHGASAVSPLPGVVIGGSWLTVKEQMAARYADRLASEGIIALTFDFRGFGESDGTPRQHESPEKKAQDFVAAARFLAARPEVSGVGALGVCASAGYLVKAIAEHDLPVASLVTIAAWLHDAAIVRAFYGGEEGVAARLAAAERAGADETIPAASATDPRAAMFGPFDYYLSPSRAAIPEWPNEMTTRSWRDWLSFDPIPLGARVHVPSLHVHSHAAATPGGLERMIATMREPTPRVIWRDGDQFAFYDDEATVRAAASDAAAFFRETLVSGGAR